The following proteins come from a genomic window of Rhodobium gokarnense:
- the pduA gene encoding propanediol utilization microcompartment protein PduA: protein MQQEALGMVETKGLVGAIEAADAMVKSANVTMIGYEKIGSGLVTVMVRGDVGAVKAATDAGAVAAEKVGTVASVHVIPRPHTEVERILPHPAAVAAE, encoded by the coding sequence ATGCAACAGGAAGCACTGGGAATGGTCGAGACCAAAGGCCTGGTCGGCGCGATTGAAGCGGCGGACGCCATGGTCAAATCGGCGAATGTGACAATGATCGGCTACGAGAAGATCGGCTCCGGCCTCGTCACCGTGATGGTGCGCGGCGATGTCGGCGCGGTGAAGGCCGCTACCGACGCCGGTGCCGTGGCGGCCGAGAAGGTCGGCACCGTGGCCTCCGTCCACGTCATCCCGCGGCCGCACACGGAAGTGGAACGCATCCTTCCGCACCCGGCAGCAGTCGCCGCCGAGTAA
- a CDS encoding BMC domain-containing protein, translating into MTEQSLGLIETIGLTAAVEAADAAVKAANVQLVGYELAKGEGMTVVKLLGDVGAIKAAVSAGAAAAGRVNRVISTKVIARPAAALSRLVDSAETVGIAAQPHPADIPSPVKTEAPAEQPAEAPAESPTEKPVEEPAAAKAEPPVAAQFQTKAETAAADAAPVETAPAKEPEVTVPPVDVPPVDVPPVDAAPKAANGKVADEKPAAKRAADAAPKSGPGDPKPTPRSRRGGTAKKAKTT; encoded by the coding sequence ATGACTGAGCAAAGCCTCGGACTGATCGAAACCATCGGCCTGACTGCAGCCGTCGAAGCCGCAGACGCGGCCGTGAAGGCGGCCAATGTCCAGCTGGTGGGCTACGAACTGGCCAAGGGCGAGGGCATGACCGTCGTCAAGCTGCTCGGGGACGTCGGCGCCATCAAGGCTGCGGTCTCTGCGGGGGCCGCGGCCGCAGGCCGGGTGAACCGTGTCATCTCCACCAAGGTGATCGCACGGCCGGCCGCGGCGCTGTCCCGGCTCGTGGACAGTGCCGAGACCGTGGGCATCGCCGCTCAGCCCCACCCGGCCGACATCCCCTCCCCGGTCAAGACGGAAGCCCCGGCGGAACAACCCGCCGAGGCCCCGGCCGAGAGCCCCACCGAAAAGCCGGTCGAGGAACCCGCTGCGGCGAAGGCCGAACCGCCGGTCGCCGCTCAGTTCCAGACGAAGGCGGAGACGGCGGCTGCGGACGCTGCACCCGTCGAGACCGCTCCCGCCAAGGAACCCGAGGTGACGGTCCCGCCAGTGGACGTCCCGCCAGTGGACGTCCCGCCAGTGGACGCCGCGCCGAAGGCCGCCAACGGCAAGGTCGCGGATGAAAAGCCGGCCGCAAAACGCGCGGCAGACGCCGCACCGAAGAGCGGACCAGGCGACCCCAAGCCGACGCCGCGCAGTCGCCGTGGCGGCACGGCCAAGAAGGCCAAGACGACCTAG
- a CDS encoding phosphate propanoyltransferase: MQLAESTIERIIAEILAQGQAAAEAVARTRAAPDPALIPVGVSNRHIHLSRPDMDALFGPGAALTRKKAMKQPGQYAAEETVTLRGPKGEIGKVRVLGPLRADTQIEISVADGFVLGVRAPLRLSGRLDGSPGIEVIGPQGRVTKDYGVIVALRHIHMPPEVAAGLGLANGQDVDVEVDGPRGGIMRGVAVRAAENSALEMHIDIEEANAFGLKNDDLVRIRKA, from the coding sequence ATGCAGCTTGCAGAAAGCACAATCGAACGGATCATCGCGGAGATCCTCGCCCAGGGACAGGCCGCGGCCGAGGCAGTCGCCCGCACCCGCGCGGCGCCGGATCCGGCGCTCATCCCCGTCGGCGTTTCCAACCGGCACATCCATCTTTCGCGCCCCGACATGGACGCCCTGTTCGGCCCCGGCGCGGCGCTGACGCGCAAGAAGGCGATGAAGCAGCCGGGCCAGTACGCGGCCGAGGAAACGGTGACCTTGCGCGGGCCGAAGGGCGAGATCGGCAAGGTCCGCGTGCTCGGTCCGCTGCGCGCAGACACCCAGATCGAGATTTCCGTGGCCGATGGCTTCGTGCTCGGCGTGCGGGCGCCGCTGCGCCTTTCCGGCCGCCTCGACGGCTCGCCCGGGATCGAGGTGATCGGACCCCAAGGCCGCGTCACCAAGGACTACGGCGTCATCGTCGCCCTTCGCCACATCCACATGCCGCCGGAAGTCGCGGCCGGGCTCGGCCTCGCCAATGGCCAGGACGTCGACGTCGAGGTCGACGGTCCGCGCGGCGGCATCATGCGCGGCGTTGCCGTGCGCGCGGCGGAGAACTCGGCCCTGGAAATGCATATCGACATCGAGGAGGCCAACGCTTTCGGGCTGAAGAACGACGATCTCGTGCGGATCCGGAAAGCCTGA
- the pduB gene encoding propanediol utilization microcompartment protein PduB: MQDALVDQLMGEVIRKMNGGASAPAATPEPASAAPRAKAPAACNLTEFVGTAIGNTIGLVIANVDPLLHEQMKMDKKYRSIGIVGARVGAGPHIFAADEAVKATNSEVVLIELARDTEGGAGHGSLIIFGASDVSDARRAVEVTLGEIDRTMGDVYGSPAGHLEFQYTARASAALNKAFGAPIGQAFGITVGAPAAIGVVLADTAAKAATIDAVGYASPANGTSFSNEVIFTFSGDSGAVRQAIHAARDVGKQLLGAMDPTPLVSTTTPYI, translated from the coding sequence ATGCAAGACGCTCTTGTCGACCAATTGATGGGGGAAGTCATCCGCAAGATGAATGGCGGGGCAAGCGCCCCCGCCGCCACCCCCGAACCGGCCAGCGCAGCACCCCGCGCCAAGGCCCCGGCAGCGTGCAATCTGACGGAGTTCGTCGGCACCGCCATCGGCAACACGATCGGCCTGGTCATCGCCAATGTCGATCCGCTGCTGCACGAGCAGATGAAGATGGACAAGAAGTACCGCTCCATCGGCATCGTCGGTGCGCGCGTCGGCGCCGGCCCGCACATCTTCGCGGCCGACGAGGCGGTCAAGGCGACCAACTCTGAAGTCGTCCTGATCGAGCTGGCACGCGACACCGAGGGCGGCGCCGGCCACGGCTCGCTGATCATCTTCGGTGCTTCGGACGTCTCCGACGCCCGCCGCGCCGTGGAAGTGACGCTCGGCGAGATCGACCGCACGATGGGCGACGTCTATGGCTCGCCGGCAGGCCACCTGGAGTTCCAGTACACGGCCCGCGCCAGCGCCGCGCTCAACAAGGCGTTCGGCGCACCGATCGGCCAGGCCTTTGGCATCACCGTCGGGGCCCCCGCCGCCATCGGCGTGGTGCTCGCCGATACCGCGGCCAAGGCGGCGACCATCGATGCCGTCGGCTACGCCTCGCCGGCCAATGGCACCAGCTTCTCCAATGAGGTGATCTTCACCTTCAGCGGTGATTCCGGTGCCGTGCGCCAGGCCATCCATGCGGCCCGCGACGTCGGCAAGCAGCTCCTCGGAGCGATGGACCCGACGCCGCTGGTGTCGACCACCACGCCGTACATCTGA
- the eutJ gene encoding ethanolamine utilization protein EutJ gives MTTDKTLLQFAGLVRFRSAVPSDERAPGALKVGVDLGTANLVLAVVDADNRPVAGITHRSSVVRDGIVVDYMGAVQAVRAMKAELEQRVGVPLQRAAAAIPPGIHPGSAKAIGNVVEAADFELVEVVDEPTAAARFLDIRDGAVVDVGGGTTGISVLRDGDVVASFDEATGGTHMTLVLAGARRIPFAEAEAEKLDPDNERDVFAIVRPVVDKMASIVSGVLDSHPEVAVIHVVGGACSFSDFTTVFANQIGRRVLKPAEPLLVTPLGIAMYPNEAGA, from the coding sequence ATGACCACGGACAAGACATTGCTGCAATTCGCCGGACTGGTCCGGTTCCGCTCGGCCGTGCCCAGCGACGAGCGGGCGCCGGGCGCGCTGAAGGTCGGTGTCGATCTCGGCACGGCGAATCTGGTGCTGGCGGTGGTCGACGCCGACAACCGGCCGGTGGCCGGCATCACCCACCGCTCCAGCGTCGTGCGCGACGGCATCGTCGTCGACTATATGGGCGCCGTGCAGGCGGTTCGCGCCATGAAGGCAGAGCTCGAACAGCGCGTCGGCGTGCCGCTGCAACGCGCCGCCGCCGCGATCCCGCCGGGCATCCATCCGGGCAGCGCCAAGGCCATCGGCAATGTGGTCGAGGCCGCCGATTTCGAGCTCGTCGAGGTTGTCGACGAACCGACCGCCGCCGCCCGCTTCCTCGATATCCGCGACGGCGCCGTCGTCGATGTCGGCGGCGGCACGACCGGCATCTCGGTGCTCAGGGACGGCGACGTCGTCGCCTCCTTCGACGAGGCCACGGGCGGTACGCACATGACGCTGGTGCTGGCGGGCGCGCGCCGGATTCCGTTCGCCGAGGCCGAGGCGGAAAAGCTCGATCCCGACAATGAGCGCGACGTCTTTGCCATCGTCCGTCCGGTCGTCGACAAGATGGCGAGCATCGTCTCCGGCGTGCTCGACAGCCATCCCGAAGTCGCCGTCATCCATGTGGTCGGCGGCGCCTGCTCGTTCAGCGATTTCACCACGGTCTTTGCCAACCAGATCGGCCGCCGTGTCCTCAAGCCGGCCGAGCCGCTGCTCGTCACCCCGCTCGGCATCGCCATGTACCCGAACGAGGCAGGTGCATGA
- a CDS encoding GlcG/HbpS family heme-binding protein — protein sequence MVATAHDALIERLLAAERPGTASASLTLADAECLAESAEAKARQMALAVVVAVADAEGQQILFHRMDGSLPASIALATDKAWTAAALRMGTDDLGRLAQPGQMLFGIEATHGGRIVIFGGGLPCRRNGTVIGAIGISGGTADEDVVIARHAVNAFSNISGHDPAKGAEK from the coding sequence ATGGTCGCCACCGCACACGATGCGCTGATCGAACGGCTGCTTGCGGCGGAACGCCCCGGCACGGCGAGCGCCTCGCTGACGCTGGCTGACGCCGAGTGCCTTGCCGAAAGCGCCGAGGCCAAGGCGCGGCAGATGGCACTGGCCGTCGTCGTCGCAGTGGCCGATGCGGAAGGACAGCAGATCCTGTTCCACAGGATGGACGGCAGCCTGCCGGCGAGCATCGCGCTGGCAACCGACAAGGCCTGGACGGCTGCCGCCTTGCGCATGGGCACCGACGACCTCGGCCGGCTCGCGCAGCCGGGGCAGATGCTCTTCGGCATCGAGGCGACCCATGGCGGACGCATCGTCATTTTCGGCGGCGGTCTTCCCTGCCGGCGGAACGGCACGGTCATCGGCGCCATCGGCATCAGCGGCGGCACGGCGGACGAGGACGTGGTGATCGCGCGCCACGCCGTGAACGCGTTTTCGAACATTTCGGGGCACGACCCCGCCAAAGGAGCGGAAAAATGA
- a CDS encoding EutN/CcmL family microcompartment protein: protein MHLGRVIGTVVSTSKDATLAGSKLLIVARLTEKQEPDGFTEIATDTVGAGYGEIVIVTTGSAARQAGTLDRSVTDASIVGIVDSVETH, encoded by the coding sequence ATGCATCTCGGACGCGTCATCGGAACGGTCGTCTCGACCAGCAAGGACGCAACGCTTGCCGGCAGCAAGCTTTTGATCGTCGCCCGCCTGACCGAGAAACAGGAGCCCGACGGCTTCACCGAAATCGCCACCGATACGGTCGGCGCCGGCTACGGCGAGATCGTCATCGTCACCACCGGCAGCGCCGCGCGCCAGGCCGGAACCCTCGATCGTTCCGTCACCGATGCCAGCATCGTCGGCATCGTCGACAGCGTCGAGACCCATTAG